The nucleotide sequence TTCGTTTTTTTCGACCTTAATTTGAACCTTTGCCAACAGGACCAAATAACGGCAATCATCAGAGAGCGCCAGAAGTTCATTTACTGCTgaggaaaaaaatgcagttaaagcacaacaaacaaataaaaacagaaaatactgttctgagaaaataaaatgtgggTTCCTTTCCTTCAAATACACACGGCAAcgacaaaatattttttgaaaggTTCTTCCCATCTTTGAATCAAGTTGTTTACATTATCAGTTTCCTGTCTAGGCACAATCATGATGACTGTATCTTATTTGTTTTAGATGTGTTGTTTGACGTCAGGAGTTCAGTGTATTTAATACTGTGACGCTGTACCTGGTTCATGAGCCAAAGCTTCCTGCAGGACTCTCTCACAGCGCTCGTACTGCTTCATCTTCATCAGCAGCTCAGCCAGGTCATAACGCAGGAAATTCTGCTGCTCAGTCTTCAGGGCAGCTTCGTAATAATTCATTGCCTGTGTGACAGCATCCTTGTGTCAACATGAGGTCTCCTGTGTGTGGGTTCTGTTTAGCTTACAATGATAGTACAACACAAACCTTGGCGTAGTTGTGAGTCTTGACGAGGGCTTTCCCGATCTTGCTGGCTAAAGCTCCATCTTTGGGGTTTTTCTTCAGAGCGTGCTCATAAACCTCAATGGCTTTCTCAGGCTGAGGATAAACACATTACATGGTTAGTGGtcttaatgtttgtttgaaatTTTAAGAAATATTCAGAAGGCCTAATTGTCATTGTCgtttataaaaaaagaatataatatgtaatggtTGAGTCAGCCTTTTCCCTGTCATCACAACCAGAGTATGTGCAAACATGCCTGAGCTCAAGAGGCTCTGCTCACCTCCCATAACATCCTGCAGGCTACCTCATTCACATAAAACTAACTAAGTGAGGCACACTTTGTTCCATGACATTGTCACCCATTACTCCACACATATCTGATGAGGCTTTTTGGATTTATGAGTGAAGGTTATGTTGTTGGTGTTTCCTTTATGTCAGTAAATTATTCTACCAGGTGACTTATGGTGAATGCTGTCatctagtgcaggggttcccaaagtgtgggtcggggaCCCCTGGGGGGTCTTGAGATGACTTCcagtacgttttttttttaatgtatttatctaaaaaaaaaagtattattaatattattttttgtttatttacattgATTTCTTATgtgtatcttcctttttgtttgaactgttaattattattatttctgtattattcttattattcttattcatttttgtttatttaccttgttttcttttttttttaaacagagatttattgttttttgtttttccacaaacagaagagaattaaatcaaatcatacatCTTCCCTTCAAAccacattacacatttaaagtaaaacattaagagtggattatataaagacatttgcattagaaagagaagagaaggaagaagagaaaaaaatgaataaaataaaatccataaataaataaaacaaaataacatacagCCACCATATCATAtcaattttacccattaaagtaaaaaatattgacagaagtagtagctaaacttgaaataaaacattgagagcagaaaatgtaatgtgttttctgcctttactttttgcaagatgactcgtaagtttagggttagtgaacagtgaattatcaaaagcatcagtagcagtaggttaattcctaaaggcacaggaaacagagacacatgctcatataggtagactaactttctacagaccagctaaatgaagccacattaaatcattttgagggacagtgggggtcacaagtctttggcacctatattttgaggatcacaggctgaaaagtttgggaacccctgatctaggaCCTTCACTTTATCTTGTTCACGCATAGTTAGAGGCAACAAAAACTACATATTTGCCTCAATTactgaaaaaaaggagaaaacagctgatttatttcttctatttcttcttctcttttttgcatATTTCTCTGTGTATACAGTAGATCCAACTGATCTAAATAATAACATGTTAACACATTATGTTAAACTTCTGTTCAAAGGCGGTATGTTGCTTATGATCACTTGCAGTGCATCATTCTTGATTATAGGATGCTTTTTTAGCACTAAACATAGCTGTGCTAGCAGCAGCATGCTGTAGCAGAATTTACAACAGGTTGCcatccctcttctctcttcatGCATTTTACCCAAATGTTTCATCTGTTCCTCTCCTATCTCAGATATCAATATGAAAGCTCATCCTCAAGTTCCCAGGAAGCATAGGAATCTGACCCAAGGTGAAATTACtgagataaatacatttttttctctgccgaGAGAGGAGGTGAATTGCTTACGCATGTGAGGGTGCTGACATCTTCCATAGCACTCATTTAGAGATACTTACACTGTCTCATTATAAGTGGTGGGTAAATCCTGTGTCCAGCAAcggttagctaacagttgatTTGTTACATGATGTAACTCTTCAGTTTTTAAGACCCTCCTCCAGAAAAGTAGTTGTTGTCTGGCCTGACATAAACAGGctccttttttaatatttgaccgtgaaatatctttgaaagtatTGTTTTTGTCATCATACTGCAATTCAAAGGCTAGAAGGGGAAATCCTGTGTTCCTTTAAAACACTAATCAAAGTAAGACCTTGGTGATGGACTTCATTAAAGCTCAAGCTTAGCAGAGCGGAAGAGAGaagtttaaaagaaaacagcaaagtTCCTTTAAAATGGATGAAATACAATGTGGAAATATAATGATGCTTATTGTGATTACCAATAGTACATATCATAAGCTTCACATACCTCTACAAATGACAATGTCCATTACACCCTTGAGTTTAACcatactgaaaacatttttaaaagtctttctCTGAATAACACTGGGATTATGTTACACACAATAATACGTGTATCTAATGCACTGAATCCATCAAATGAATCACTTACTTCTTGAATGTTAATGTAGGCATCTCCTAGTAACAGGTATGTATGGGGGCTTGGCAGCTTCTCCACCATTTCTCTGGAGAGAACCGAGATATCACATCACATATGGAGAACTTCATTATACACATATAGTCCATCTCTGCCGGTCTGAGGTTCAGTCATGCTTTACTGCGTCTCAGCTGTTGATATAAGTTGCATCAGAAAAAAGACTAGTGTAGTCTAGAGGCAATGGTGCACATTTCCGTCTTACAGCATAAATGGCTTCAGTTAGATTCTTATTGGATTTACTTTTGGTTTGTGGTCTTTTAAATCCTACTGCAGACCTGGCTGGATGAAATTACTAAATATCCTAGAgtcatgtattttaattaagTTCCAGCCATTTCTGTTCAATCAAACATTTACCAAACTAGGATTAGGATTCAGATGGAGCAGTCTTTTATTGGCTGTTATCTTACCCTCAGATCACCTTTTTCTTCATTTGGATCCATATTTACTGCTCACCTGTAACAGCTTGCATACAGACGTTTCTCTTTCCTGTGGTTCAGATATATGTCTCCCATTTTCTCCTTGGCTTGGATGTAGTAGGGCTGCTCAGGGGTAATgtttctgagcatgctcagtgccAGCTCCGTGTCACCGCGCAGCAGGGCCAGGTCTGCGTTGGCAATAGTGACACGTAGCTCCTCAGGAGTCCCTGAGAACTCATTGATGGCATCCTGCATCACTTTTGCTGCTTCATGCTGAAACAATAAACCCATTTATAAGTTTAGACAATATATTTTACCCTCAAGGAAAGGATGGAAACCTATAAAAGTACTTAACACTCCCTTACAAAATCTTAAAGAAAATACATCTTCATCTACCTGTTCTCCATTAAGCCAAAGTGCCTCGGCTAACTCCaggaaaacagagacacagtcGGCGGGACTCAGCTCAATCTTCTTGGTCTTGGACTTGTATGATGATCCAGCTCTGCGGACTCCTGGAAGACTCATGGCCATCTGCAGTGTCTGAATAGCCTCCTTCAGCTCACCCATTTTCTTCTGAGCCTGAGCCTTGATCAGGTGGTACAACGGATGATCCCGAATCTGGAATGGACAATAAGTCATCCCCTTTTATACAGGCAAGCCCTGCTGTTAAAGCTAGAATATGTTGTTTATTTGAGATAATTTTACAAGCACTCTAAGTGTCTTGTTGTCATTTATGTATTCATGCATTTGTGTTTGCTACCAAGTTATCTATAGGTGCATTTCTACTAAGAGTTCCgtggtcttttagccccaagaactactttccctgggactaaaaggttcctgtgcccccattgttgtctgcgtttcgaccgcaagctgaagtcctgggtagattgtgcaaaggCGTTTTTCCagcgcaggaactttaccctggaactgggaactttacccctgaactacgggtctaaatttagttcaggggtagataatctcccccctgaaaagcccctgcttggggggtagtactttttgaaggtcctgggactttcggttgaacgtaatggtgtttgtggagtttacacagttgttgaaacacagagggagttcctgggaatgcattctagtttagttttttatcaagatttcaaaatattatttaatataattttttttctccatacatccctggcctgatttgcacatcTACGCAAGACTTCAGcttgcggtcgaaacgcagacaacaatgggggcacaggaaccttttagttccaggaaaagtagttctgggggataaaagaccccggaactcttggtcgaaatgcacctgttgtctgcgtttcgaccgcgggctgatgTCCTGGGTAGAAtcttaataataaagataatacatttttttaataaaaaactataTTAGTaggcattcccaggaactccctgtgtttcaacaactgtgtaaactccacaaacaccgttaagTTCAACAGAGAGTCGcaagacctttgaaaagtactagccccgaagcaggggcttttcagggggggagatttctacccctgaactaaatttagaccccgGTTCCTCCGGCTGAAAAGGcgcgtagttcaggggtaaaatCCCTAGTTCCGgtgtaaagttcctgcggtggaaaaacgccttataCTTGTGCCCATGTGTCtatttctctgtgtttcctgctaCTGTTTTGCTATAACACAGAGCAGGATGAGCTAACAAGCTGCTAATCGTAACTGACAGAGACTGCAGATATGCATTGCTCTGTACCTTTACCACCGATCAAGTAACACATTATCACTTATAAACTCTTACCTCAAAGCTGTGGCTGAGGCAGAGCTCCAGAGACTGGGAGCACAATGTGAAGTTCCCCTGCAGCAGATGAATCTGTGCCATCAGTAGATGAGCGTCTGCGTGAGCAGGACACTGGTCCAGACAGTGTTGTAGGCTGCTCTGAGCAGCGTCAATTTCACCTGAATAAACACAGAAGCAAGAGAGGTTAAGAAAGCAGCTGCAGAGAAGATACCAAGACATTTTCAAAGTGCAGTGCTTACCAGACTGATATCGGACTTTGGCCAGAAGAAAGACTCCCTGGGGGAGACCTGGCACAATCTTGACCACAGTGTCCAACAAAGTGGCACagtgctggagctgaggggcaGGGGGGAGACCCTGTGCTGGAGGCTGAAACCAGAGTAGTAAAAATTGGCATAGTTATGGAAAGTAAATACAGAATTGGCTTTTTAAGGCCCTTAAAAGATAATTTTTAAGGACTTAAGATGGTCCTCTGAGTCGTACCTTAGCAGGACATAGTGCAAGATACTCTTTTACAATCTCCAACAGGAAATCAGGATTCAGCTTCTCAAAGTACTCGACCCCCAAAGGCAAACCCTGCAGCGTGGAGAAGTGTGTGTCCACAGCATCATTCAAAAGGTTTGTCACTTCTTCTTGGGGCCGGCGCTTTTTTACTGCCAGAACAGCACGTAAGTACAGAAGCTCCTAAGAAGATGGAAGTAAACGGAAAAGACTAACTCATTAGAGACACATCgattaaacattttataaagGAAAAAGTAAGATAGAAAATATGAAGCAGGGAAGAAAGCTTGTGTTACCCCTGATTTTCCAATAGACTGTTGAATCTCTGTCAGACATTCCAAGCGTTCTTCTGCGTCGTCCAGATGGCCTTCTAACAGCTGGCAACGAATTATACCTGAGTCACAAATACAGATTctttagaagaagaaaaaatatgtggaaaacagattaaaaatttTAGCAGCTTACCAGTCATCGCACAAACACTTGTTTCATCCAGAGTCATGGCCTTCTTATACCACTTCATAGCATCCTTGATTCTGCTGTGCAGCACAGACTGGTAGCCCAGCTCTGTTGCTAAATCTGAGTCTCCTGATGCCACAGAGAAGGCTCTCTCCACCATCCGAAAAGTCTGCTCAATCACTTTCTCATTCCGTCCACACtatgacaaaacaaaaacaagaaactgCTGCAACTCAGGTATAGAGAAGACATTAAGAATCAAGAAAAGATAATGTAAATGTTCTTACAACACGGGTGAAGGCGAGAGACATCCTGTAAAAAAGCTCAGGGTTGTGTGGTTCAACAAACTCCAAGCCACTGATGAGGTTTGAAAGCTGCTTTACTGCCTGCCAAGGGGGacataaaaaacactttctGTAAATGGATCAGCACTTTGCCACATTCAATCATAAATAACAATATGCGCAATGTATTTGTTCACTTGGATTTGCATCTGAAAGTCTGAAATGGGAGTTTTACCTCTTCAATATTGCCCTCGCGACATAAAGAATGTAGAGCCAGCATCTGTAGAGCTTCAAGGTTATTTTTATCCTTCTGTAAAAGTCTGAAATATGACACAAGTTACTGAGGGCACTGAATGAAGTCCATCTCCTTCACTTAATAAGCTTGGATTTCTTAGATTGACAGTAATAGAATATCtgatactgcatgctgtgtcgAATTCCTAGACAAATAACATTAAACCTACAGGGAGTGTGAAGCTGCCAAAGGATCTTAAGTATACTCTGAGCTGCCTGCACCCTTTCCACTTTTCAATATCCTGGTGAGGGCACCAAAGCAGCTTTAAACTTGATGCAACTTGAGCGATCACTCTTCCCTCTGTTCAGCAACACTGAAGCAGCAAATCCTGAAGATTGTGTTAGACTTCTGCACTTTTGCTCAAAGGCCTTTTTATGCTGTGTGTCCGACACTGGCCAaaagccagcagggggagcacAAACAATGACTTAATCAGTATGCACTGGTTTTGAGACAGCCTGCTTGTGTTTCATCTGCACTTGAATGCTGAGCAGTTTGAAAAGGCTGACTGTGTATTTTTCTTACATCCCTGGTGGtggtttaaaatatattttgggcTTTGTGATCTCACTTGAGATCTGACCAGTGTGTTATTAGGGAGAAGTGGCCTAACCATGTGATGAGTTACCTGTGTGCTGCGTCTATAGTTTGCTCCCAGTCCTGGAGGCTGAGCAACAGCTTCATCTTTTTGTTGAGGGCAGGCAAGAACCCAGGGAAACCAACAATGACCTGGTTAACCATCTCCAATGCTCCAGAGTAGTTCTGACGATATTCATAATATTGTGCCTAAGACAGATCCACCAAAGTtacaaaagtaaaacagaaatcACATACAACATCATGACACTTAAAGCTGTGGATGAGGAAGACTGAAGGATACATATTTGTAATTCATATCTTACCTTTCCCATGAGGGCAAAAACAtctgctttttctttaagtgcCTCATCAAAGTATTTTCCAGCCTTTCTGGCATGGGCCTCTTTTCCAGATGTCACATCTATCCAGGCCTTCAGGATTGTCCCCTGAACAACAAGTGACACTCCATGAATGACACAAGTGCATAAAGATGAGGAGCCAGAATGCCACTTGTTTCAATTAACACTTCAAGAtatcacacacaaataaaataattttgatgcttttctCAAATAAGTGACAGAGAGGCAAATCTTACCTCTCGAGAGCCCTTGGAGAGTTTGATCATTCTCTCTGTGTACTCCCTTGCTTTGTCATTGCGCCCCAAGAGCCAGAGAAACATTCCAGCATGGTACAGACTCTTGGGCGAAGCGCTTTTACGATCTTCTTTAATCTTAGCGTCAAGTTCCTGAATGATGTCTCGGTCTGTGAATCCAAAGCCTCGTATTAAAATGATATGTAATATGTATGCATCTGGTCATTTGGTAGATTGTACACACAATTAAATtatacaaaatatgaaaaagtaaGTATGCACAGGCTTACCTGGGTTTGCCTTTTTCT is from Notolabrus celidotus isolate fNotCel1 chromosome 10, fNotCel1.pri, whole genome shotgun sequence and encodes:
- the ttc21b gene encoding tetratricopeptide repeat protein 21B isoform X2 — translated: MEDEETALALIRYYCYEKYLNHAVNAAAAAQRKFSNDPVYSFYHAYGNLMQDDIQEASRELDAIRDSRDVSLCTLMALVYAEKKKANPDRDIIQELDAKIKEDRKSASPKSLYHAGMFLWLLGRNDKAREYTERMIKLSKGSREGTILKAWIDVTSGKEAHARKAGKYFDEALKEKADVFALMGKAQYYEYRQNYSGALEMVNQVIVGFPGFLPALNKKMKLLLSLQDWEQTIDAAHRLLQKDKNNLEALQMLALHSLCREGNIEEAVKQLSNLISGLEFVEPHNPELFYRMSLAFTRVCGRNEKVIEQTFRMVERAFSVASGDSDLATELGYQSVLHSRIKDAMKWYKKAMTLDETSVCAMTGIIRCQLLEGHLDDAEERLECLTEIQQSIGKSGELLYLRAVLAVKKRRPQEEVTNLLNDAVDTHFSTLQGLPLGVEYFEKLNPDFLLEIVKEYLALCPAKPPAQGLPPAPQLQHCATLLDTVVKIVPGLPQGVFLLAKVRYQSGEIDAAQSSLQHCLDQCPAHADAHLLMAQIHLLQGNFTLCSQSLELCLSHSFEIRDHPLYHLIKAQAQKKMGELKEAIQTLQMAMSLPGVRRAGSSYKSKTKKIELSPADCVSVFLELAEALWLNGEQHEAAKVMQDAINEFSGTPEELRVTIANADLALLRGDTELALSMLRNITPEQPYYIQAKEKMGDIYLNHRKEKRLYASCYREMVEKLPSPHTYLLLGDAYINIQEPEKAIEVYEHALKKNPKDGALASKIGKALVKTHNYAKAMNYYEAALKTEQQNFLRYDLAELLMKMKQYERCERVLQEALAHEPVNELLALSDDCRYLVLLAKVQIKVEKNEDALHSLQNARDVQAKVLKRVQLEQPDAIPVQKQLAAEICAEIAKHYTSQRGYERAVKFYKEALVYCETDRKVMLELARLYLTLDEADACQEQCSVILKSDQYNEDATLMMADIMFRKQDYDQAVFHFQQLLERKPDNYPTLSRLIDLLRRAGKLEEVPRFIDMAEKHSSRTKFDPGFNYCKGLYLWFTGQPNEALRHFNKARKDNDWGQNAVYNMIEIYLNPDNETIGGEVFETLDGEIGNSTEKQESEQLAVRTAEKLLKELKPQTAGGLVQLHILENYCYLATKQKANVEKALGVLTEIANNEKDHVPALLAMATAYMMLKQTPRARNQLKRIAKMNWSIVDADEFEKSWLLLADIYIHSGKYDMAGDLLKRCLNHNKSCCKAYEYQGYIMEKEQAFRDAAFNYEMAWKYGNRTNPSIGYKLAFNYLKAKRHVDAIDVCHKVLSAHPNYPRMRKDILDKARAALRP
- the ttc21b gene encoding tetratricopeptide repeat protein 21B isoform X1, producing MEDEETALALIRYYCYEKYLNHAVNAAAAAQRKFSNDPVYSFYHAYGNLMQDDIQEASRELDAIRDSRDVSLCTLMALVYAEKKKANPDRDIIQELDAKIKEDRKSASPKSLYHAGMFLWLLGRNDKAREYTERMIKLSKGSREGTILKAWIDVTSGKEAHARKAGKYFDEALKEKADVFALMGKAQYYEYRQNYSGALEMVNQVIVGFPGFLPALNKKMKLLLSLQDWEQTIDAAHRLLQKDKNNLEALQMLALHSLCREGNIEEAVKQLSNLISGLEFVEPHNPELFYRMSLAFTRVCGRNEKVIEQTFRMVERAFSVASGDSDLATELGYQSVLHSRIKDAMKWYKKAMTLDETSVCAMTGIIRCQLLEGHLDDAEERLECLTEIQQSIGKSGELLYLRAVLAVKKRRPQEEVTNLLNDAVDTHFSTLQGLPLGVEYFEKLNPDFLLEIVKEYLALCPAKPPAQGLPPAPQLQHCATLLDTVVKIVPGLPQGVFLLAKVRYQSGEIDAAQSSLQHCLDQCPAHADAHLLMAQIHLLQGNFTLCSQSLELCLSHSFEIRDHPLYHLIKAQAQKKMGELKEAIQTLQMAMSLPGVRRAGSSYKSKTKKIELSPADCVSVFLELAEALWLNGEQHEAAKVMQDAINEFSGTPEELRVTIANADLALLRGDTELALSMLRNITPEQPYYIQAKEKMGDIYLNHRKEKRLYASCYREMVEKLPSPHTYLLLGDAYINIQEPEKAIEVYEHALKKNPKDGALASKIGKALVKTHNYAKAMNYYEAALKTEQQNFLRYDLAELLMKMKQYERCERVLQEALAHEPAVNELLALSDDCRYLVLLAKVQIKVEKNEDALHSLQNARDVQAKVLKRVQLEQPDAIPVQKQLAAEICAEIAKHYTSQRGYERAVKFYKEALVYCETDRKVMLELARLYLTLDEADACQEQCSVILKSDQYNEDATLMMADIMFRKQDYDQAVFHFQQLLERKPDNYPTLSRLIDLLRRAGKLEEVPRFIDMAEKHSSRTKFDPGFNYCKGLYLWFTGQPNEALRHFNKARKDNDWGQNAVYNMIEIYLNPDNETIGGEVFETLDGEIGNSTEKQESEQLAVRTAEKLLKELKPQTAGGLVQLHILENYCYLATKQKANVEKALGVLTEIANNEKDHVPALLAMATAYMMLKQTPRARNQLKRIAKMNWSIVDADEFEKSWLLLADIYIHSGKYDMAGDLLKRCLNHNKSCCKAYEYQGYIMEKEQAFRDAAFNYEMAWKYGNRTNPSIGYKLAFNYLKAKRHVDAIDVCHKVLSAHPNYPRMRKDILDKARAALRP